A genomic region of Neisseria cinerea contains the following coding sequences:
- the folC gene encoding bifunctional tetrahydrofolate synthase/dihydrofolate synthase, whose protein sequence is MKTLQDWLSHLETAHSGGLIDMGLERTSEVKKRMKLEPQCPVVVVAGTNGKGSVCAYLTQIYKQAGFKVGTLTSPHLLRYNERIAVNAEPVSDDTITASFERIETARGEISLTYFEFNALAAVDIFIREQVDVMILEVGLGGRLDAVNVFDCDCAVVTSVDLDHQAFLGDTVEQVGFEKAGVFRSGKPAICGQNPAPESLVAHAEAIGAKLLMVQRDFDFSSLENIQWNYRFHPQHSDDPARNRNSLPFPALRGAYQLSNAACALTVLECLNDKLPVDIGAIKRGLLLVENPGRFQVLPGRPLTVLDVGHNPHAARALRRSLINLAFAQKRTAVFSMLSDKDIDGVLEIVKDQFDEWYIAPLDVPRGMTLESLQNKLHEHSIENIQTFATVREAYRAAASKAGENDRIVVFGSFHTVADVMSVL, encoded by the coding sequence ATGAAAACATTACAAGACTGGCTCTCGCATTTAGAAACCGCACACAGCGGCGGCTTAATCGACATGGGATTGGAACGCACGAGCGAAGTGAAAAAACGCATGAAGCTCGAGCCGCAATGCCCCGTCGTCGTTGTCGCGGGAACAAACGGTAAAGGTTCGGTCTGCGCCTACCTGACACAGATTTACAAACAGGCAGGCTTCAAAGTCGGTACGCTGACCAGCCCGCATTTATTGCGTTACAACGAACGCATCGCTGTCAACGCCGAACCGGTTTCAGACGACACAATCACCGCTTCCTTCGAACGCATCGAAACCGCGCGCGGTGAAATATCACTGACTTATTTTGAATTCAATGCGTTGGCGGCTGTCGATATCTTCATACGCGAACAAGTCGATGTAATGATATTGGAAGTCGGCTTGGGCGGACGTTTGGACGCGGTCAACGTGTTCGACTGCGATTGCGCGGTGGTTACTAGCGTAGATTTGGACCATCAGGCGTTTTTGGGCGATACGGTCGAGCAGGTCGGCTTTGAAAAAGCAGGCGTGTTCCGCAGCGGCAAACCCGCAATCTGCGGTCAAAACCCCGCGCCCGAATCATTGGTCGCACACGCCGAAGCCATAGGCGCGAAACTGCTGATGGTGCAGCGCGATTTCGATTTCTCCTCATTGGAAAACATCCAATGGAACTACCGCTTCCATCCACAACATTCAGACGACCCCGCTCGCAACCGCAATTCCCTGCCGTTCCCCGCATTGCGCGGCGCATACCAACTTTCCAATGCCGCCTGCGCGCTGACCGTGTTGGAATGTTTGAACGACAAATTGCCGGTGGACATCGGCGCCATCAAGCGCGGTTTGTTACTGGTTGAAAACCCCGGCCGCTTCCAAGTCCTGCCCGGCCGTCCGCTGACCGTTTTGGATGTCGGACACAATCCCCACGCTGCCCGCGCCCTGCGCCGCAGCCTGATTAATTTGGCGTTTGCGCAAAAACGCACCGCCGTGTTCAGCATGTTATCCGACAAAGACATAGACGGCGTGTTGGAAATCGTTAAAGACCAGTTTGACGAATGGTATATCGCGCCTTTGGACGTGCCGCGCGGCATGACGCTCGAGAGCCTGCAAAACAAACTGCACGAACACAGCATCGAAAACATACAGACATTTGCCACCGTCCGCGAAGCATACCGGGCGGCAGCCTCAAAAGCGGGCGAAAACGACAGAATCGTCGTATTCGGCTCATTTCATACCGTTGCCGATGTCATGTCGGTACTGTAA
- a CDS encoding protein YgfX — MRAFQTALKPSRILNILTILLHSASIAVCLTWFYGWMMWLGLSALLASFIHSLRITNLKNRHAVTSVIIDRDGRAEIVSGKEKTAKAATLASGSMVTPYALMLQWDTGGKTVSHCIMPDMSDKESYRRLKVWVLWRQPGKNAETDTPN; from the coding sequence GTGCGCGCCTTTCAGACGGCATTAAAGCCGTCCCGCATTCTGAACATCCTGACCATATTGCTCCACTCGGCTTCCATTGCCGTCTGCCTGACTTGGTTTTACGGCTGGATGATGTGGTTAGGCCTGTCGGCACTACTTGCAAGTTTCATCCACTCGCTGCGGATTACAAACCTGAAAAACCGCCATGCCGTAACCTCCGTCATTATCGACCGCGACGGGCGGGCGGAAATCGTATCTGGCAAAGAAAAAACAGCAAAGGCGGCGACACTGGCGAGCGGCAGCATGGTGACGCCTTATGCACTGATGCTGCAATGGGACACCGGCGGCAAGACCGTCAGCCACTGCATCATGCCGGACATGTCGGACAAAGAATCCTACCGCAGGCTGAAAGTCTGGGTACTTTGGCGGCAACCGGGAAAAAACGCCGAAACCGATACGCCAAACTGA
- a CDS encoding amino acid ABC transporter ATP-binding protein, translating to MIKFKNVHKHFKDLHVINGVNLEIKKGEVVVVCGPSGSGKSTLIRTVNQLESIESGEIWVDGVNVADPKTDLNKIREEVGFVFQGFNLYPHLTVLENITLAPMKVKGQNAEQAEKKAMELLERVGLAHKKDAFPSQLSGGQQQRVAIARGLAMEPRVMLFDEPTSALDPEMVGEVLKVMKDLAESGMTMMCVTHEMGFAREVADRVLFVDKGQILEDETPEAFFTNPKHERAKQFLQQVMTH from the coding sequence ATGATCAAATTCAAAAACGTACACAAACATTTCAAAGACCTGCACGTCATCAACGGCGTGAACTTGGAAATCAAAAAAGGCGAAGTGGTCGTCGTCTGCGGGCCTTCGGGCAGCGGCAAATCCACACTCATCCGCACCGTCAACCAGCTCGAAAGCATTGAAAGCGGCGAGATTTGGGTGGATGGCGTCAACGTTGCCGACCCCAAAACCGATTTAAACAAAATCCGCGAAGAAGTCGGCTTCGTATTCCAAGGCTTCAACCTCTACCCCCACCTGACCGTATTGGAAAACATCACCCTCGCGCCGATGAAGGTTAAAGGTCAAAATGCGGAACAGGCGGAGAAAAAGGCGATGGAGCTTTTGGAACGCGTCGGACTGGCGCACAAAAAAGACGCTTTCCCTTCCCAACTTTCCGGCGGCCAGCAGCAACGCGTGGCGATTGCGCGTGGGTTGGCGATGGAACCGCGTGTGATGTTGTTTGACGAACCGACCTCCGCACTCGACCCCGAAATGGTCGGCGAGGTATTAAAAGTCATGAAAGACTTGGCAGAAAGCGGCATGACCATGATGTGCGTAACCCACGAAATGGGTTTTGCCCGCGAAGTTGCCGACCGGGTGCTTTTTGTCGATAAAGGGCAAATCCTCGAAGACGAAACGCCCGAAGCGTTTTTTACCAACCCGAAACACGAACGCGCCAAACAATTCCTGCAACAGGTCATGACCCACTGA
- the rsmA gene encoding 16S rRNA (adenine(1518)-N(6)/adenine(1519)-N(6))-dimethyltransferase RsmA, whose amino-acid sequence MKEHKARKRFGQNFLQDTRIISDIVNAVRPQADDVVIEIGPGLAAITEPLAKKLNRLHVIEIDRDIVCRLKTLPFADKLVIHEGDVLQFDFNGIAGKKKIVGNLPYNISTPLLFKLAEVADDVVDMHFMLQKEVVERMVAAPKSNDYGRLGVMLQYFFDMELLIDVPPESFDPAPKVDSAVVRMIPVKHRIGKADDFEHFAKLVKLAFHQRRKTIRNNLKELAGDDDLQAVGINPQDRAEHIAPEKYVALSNYLTGKADAV is encoded by the coding sequence ATGAAAGAACACAAAGCCCGCAAGCGTTTCGGGCAGAACTTTTTACAAGACACGCGGATTATCAGCGATATTGTCAACGCCGTACGCCCGCAGGCGGATGATGTCGTGATTGAAATCGGCCCGGGTTTGGCGGCGATTACCGAACCTTTGGCAAAAAAACTGAACCGCCTGCATGTTATCGAAATCGACCGCGACATCGTATGCCGTCTGAAAACGCTGCCGTTTGCGGATAAACTGGTGATTCACGAAGGCGATGTATTGCAGTTTGATTTCAACGGCATCGCAGGCAAAAAGAAAATCGTCGGCAACCTGCCGTACAACATTTCCACGCCGCTTTTATTCAAGCTGGCGGAGGTGGCGGACGATGTCGTCGATATGCACTTTATGCTGCAAAAAGAAGTGGTCGAGCGCATGGTTGCCGCGCCGAAAAGCAACGACTACGGCCGCTTGGGCGTGATGCTGCAATATTTTTTCGATATGGAGCTGCTGATTGACGTACCGCCCGAATCGTTCGACCCCGCACCGAAAGTGGATTCGGCAGTGGTGCGCATGATTCCGGTGAAACACCGCATCGGCAAAGCGGACGATTTCGAGCATTTCGCCAAACTCGTGAAACTCGCCTTCCACCAACGCCGCAAAACCATACGCAACAATCTGAAAGAGCTTGCAGGCGACGATGATTTGCAGGCAGTCGGCATCAATCCGCAAGACCGCGCCGAACACATCGCACCGGAGAAATACGTGGCGTTGAGCAATTATCTGACCGGGAAAGCCGATGCCGTCTGA
- a CDS encoding DNA glycosylase has protein sequence MPPEAGGRVYGVKMENNAVGLEIESYPFDPVLPNGASVMMMGTFPPKEDKRAMQFHYPNFQNDMWRVYGLVFFNDAAHFQMPSEKAFDGCRIRDFLNRAGIASCPTVLKAAREHGNASDKFLKVVETVDLAAVLAKIPRCRHICTTGGKATEILLDIQGGGIKMPKTGETVPFPFAGRDLTLTRLPSTSRAYPLSLAKKAAAYRVFFEMAGLTVFQE, from the coding sequence ATGCCGCCTGAAGCGGGCGGCCGGGTATATGGGGTGAAAATGGAAAATAATGCGGTCGGGTTGGAAATTGAAAGTTATCCGTTCGATCCCGTTTTGCCGAACGGGGCATCGGTCATGATGATGGGGACGTTTCCGCCCAAGGAAGACAAACGCGCGATGCAGTTTCATTATCCGAATTTCCAAAACGATATGTGGCGCGTTTACGGGCTGGTGTTTTTTAACGATGCGGCGCATTTCCAGATGCCGTCTGAAAAAGCATTCGACGGATGCAGGATAAGGGATTTCCTGAACAGGGCGGGGATAGCGTCCTGTCCGACCGTGTTGAAGGCGGCAAGGGAACACGGCAATGCGTCCGACAAGTTTTTAAAGGTAGTCGAAACCGTCGATTTGGCGGCGGTGTTGGCAAAAATACCCCGGTGCCGCCATATTTGTACGACGGGCGGCAAGGCGACGGAAATCCTGCTCGATATTCAGGGCGGCGGCATCAAAATGCCGAAAACGGGCGAAACCGTACCGTTTCCGTTTGCCGGACGGGATTTGACTCTGACCCGCCTGCCTTCGACTTCGCGCGCTTATCCTTTGAGTTTGGCGAAAAAGGCGGCGGCGTATCGGGTGTTTTTCGAAATGGCTGGATTGACTGTTTTTCAGGAGTAA
- the trpB gene encoding tryptophan synthase subunit beta: protein MKNYHAPDEKGFFGEHGGLYVSETLIPALQELAEAYKAVKEDPSFWEEFRHDLKHYVGRPSPVYHAARLSEHLGGAQIWLKREDLNHTGAHKVNNTIGQALLARRMGKKRVIAETGAGQHGVASATVAARFGMTCDVYMGADDIQRQMPNVFRMKLLGANVVGVGSGSRTLKDAMNEAMREWVARVDDTFYIIGTAAGPAPYPEMVRDFQCVIGNEAKEQMLEAIGRQPDVAVACVGGGSNAIGLFYPYIEEENVRLVGVEAGGLGVDTPDHAAPITSKAPIGVLHGFRSYLMQDENGQVLGTHSVSAGLDYPGIGPEHSHLNDINRVEYTVAKDDEALEAFDLLCRFEGIIPALESSHAVAWAVKNAPKMGKDQVILVNLSGRGDKDINTVAKLKGIEL, encoded by the coding sequence ATGAAAAATTACCACGCGCCCGACGAGAAGGGCTTTTTCGGCGAACACGGCGGCCTGTATGTTTCCGAAACCCTGATTCCGGCTTTGCAAGAATTGGCAGAAGCCTATAAAGCAGTGAAAGAAGATCCTTCATTTTGGGAAGAGTTCCGCCATGATTTGAAACACTACGTCGGCAGACCCAGCCCCGTTTACCATGCCGCGCGATTGTCCGAGCATCTGGGCGGCGCACAAATCTGGCTGAAGCGTGAAGATTTGAATCACACCGGCGCGCACAAAGTCAACAACACCATCGGTCAGGCATTGCTCGCCCGCCGCATGGGTAAAAAACGCGTGATTGCCGAAACCGGCGCGGGTCAGCACGGCGTGGCTTCTGCCACCGTCGCCGCACGCTTCGGCATGACTTGCGACGTGTACATGGGTGCGGACGATATTCAACGCCAAATGCCCAACGTGTTCCGTATGAAGCTGCTTGGCGCAAATGTCGTTGGCGTTGGCAGTGGCAGCCGTACATTGAAAGACGCGATGAACGAAGCCATGCGCGAATGGGTTGCCCGCGTGGATGACACGTTCTACATCATCGGCACCGCCGCAGGCCCTGCACCGTATCCCGAAATGGTACGCGACTTCCAATGCGTCATCGGCAATGAAGCCAAAGAACAAATGTTGGAAGCCATCGGCCGCCAACCTGACGTTGCCGTTGCCTGCGTGGGCGGTGGCTCAAACGCCATCGGTTTGTTCTACCCCTATATCGAAGAAGAAAACGTACGTTTGGTCGGCGTAGAAGCCGGCGGTTTGGGTGTGGATACCCCTGACCATGCCGCGCCGATTACCAGCAAAGCCCCCATCGGCGTATTGCACGGTTTCCGCAGCTATTTGATGCAGGACGAAAACGGCCAAGTTTTGGGTACGCACTCCGTTTCCGCAGGCTTGGACTACCCAGGCATCGGCCCGGAACACAGCCATTTGAACGACATCAACCGCGTGGAATACACCGTTGCCAAAGACGACGAAGCACTCGAAGCCTTTGATTTGCTCTGTCGTTTTGAGGGCATTATTCCTGCGCTGGAATCCAGCCATGCCGTTGCTTGGGCGGTGAAAAATGCGCCGAAAATGGGCAAAGACCAAGTGATTCTGGTCAACCTCTCCGGTCGCGGCGACAAAGACATTAATACCGTGGCGAAACTCAAAGGCATTGAGCTGTAG
- a CDS encoding DNA internalization-related competence protein ComEC/Rec2: protein MFRRWFLPCWVVGVAVSFALPVVPHWPFWLAAFAVFAVSARRFGFAGLMLCVLAGAAYGVFRTEAALSSQWRAEAVSGVPLTVEVADMPSSDGRSVRFAAKAVDGKGRRFDLLLSDYKQREWTVGSKWRITARMRPVVGELNLRGLNREAWALSNGIGGVGTVGADRVLLHDGSGWGIAVWRSRISRNWQQADTDGGLSDGIGLMRALSVGEQSALRPELWQAFRPLGLTHLVSISGLHVTMVAVLFAWLVRRLFVCLPRLPSRPRVWILAGGCAGALCYALLAGFSVPTQRSVLMLAAFSWAWRNGRRSVWVAWWQALGAVLLFDPLAVLGVGTWLSFGLVAALIWACSGRLGEGRRKTAVRGQWAASVLSVVLLGYLFASLPLISPLVNAVAILWFSWVLTPLALLGSVVPFAPLQQAAAFLAEYTLRFLVWLAGVSPEFAVAAAPLPLLVLALCAALFVLLPRGLGLRPWSAAVLAGFVFYRPEAVRGNSAEVIVWDAGQGLSVLVRTANHHLLFDTGTASAAQTGIVPSLNASGVRYLDRLVISHHDSDHDGGLQAVRNIPDGGMYAGQPEFYEGARACTEQYWRWDGVDFEFLVPSERNESDDNGKSCVLRVTAGGAALLVTGDLDTKGEESLVGKYGGNLYSQVLVLGHHGSNSSSSGVFLNTVAPEYAVSSSGYGNAYKHPTEAVQNRVRAHGIKLLRTDLSGALVFGLSQDGVKAGRLKNYRFYWQRKPFE from the coding sequence GTGTTCCGTCGTTGGTTTTTGCCGTGTTGGGTCGTCGGCGTGGCAGTTTCGTTCGCACTGCCGGTTGTACCGCATTGGCCGTTTTGGTTGGCAGCTTTTGCGGTTTTTGCTGTGTCTGCAAGGCGGTTTGGATTTGCCGGTTTGATGTTGTGTGTTTTGGCGGGTGCTGCCTACGGTGTGTTCAGGACGGAGGCGGCATTGTCTTCCCAATGGCGGGCGGAGGCGGTTTCGGGTGTGCCGTTAACGGTGGAAGTGGCAGATATGCCGAGTTCGGACGGGCGGAGCGTCCGTTTTGCGGCAAAGGCCGTAGACGGCAAGGGACGGCGGTTCGACTTGTTGCTGTCTGATTATAAGCAACGTGAGTGGACGGTCGGGAGCAAGTGGCGGATAACGGCGCGCATGCGCCCTGTCGTAGGGGAATTGAACCTTAGGGGGCTGAACCGTGAGGCGTGGGCATTATCCAACGGGATAGGCGGCGTGGGGACGGTCGGTGCGGACAGGGTTTTGCTGCATGACGGAAGCGGTTGGGGGATTGCGGTTTGGCGCAGCCGGATCAGCCGCAATTGGCAGCAGGCGGATACGGACGGCGGGCTTTCAGACGGCATCGGGCTGATGCGCGCGTTGAGTGTGGGCGAACAGTCGGCATTGCGCCCCGAATTGTGGCAGGCGTTCCGACCGTTGGGGCTGACTCATCTGGTCAGTATCTCGGGTTTGCACGTTACGATGGTGGCGGTACTGTTTGCGTGGCTGGTCAGGCGGTTGTTTGTTTGTCTGCCGCGCCTTCCTTCCCGGCCGCGCGTGTGGATTTTGGCAGGCGGTTGTGCCGGTGCGCTGTGTTACGCGCTACTTGCGGGTTTTTCCGTACCGACGCAGCGCAGCGTTTTGATGTTGGCGGCATTCTCGTGGGCATGGCGTAATGGCAGGCGTTCGGTTTGGGTGGCATGGTGGCAGGCTTTGGGTGCCGTTTTGTTGTTTGACCCTTTAGCGGTTTTAGGTGTCGGTACCTGGCTGTCTTTCGGTTTGGTCGCAGCTTTGATATGGGCGTGTTCGGGGCGGCTGGGTGAAGGTAGGCGGAAAACCGCCGTGCGCGGACAGTGGGCGGCTTCGGTGTTGTCGGTGGTTTTGCTGGGCTATCTGTTTGCCTCTCTGCCTTTAATCAGCCCTTTGGTCAATGCGGTGGCGATACTGTGGTTTTCGTGGGTTCTGACGCCGCTGGCATTGCTGGGTTCGGTCGTGCCGTTTGCGCCGCTTCAGCAGGCGGCAGCATTCTTGGCGGAATACACTTTGCGGTTTTTGGTATGGCTTGCCGGCGTGTCGCCGGAGTTTGCCGTTGCTGCCGCACCTTTGCCGCTGTTGGTTTTGGCATTATGCGCCGCCTTGTTTGTCCTTTTGCCGCGCGGTTTGGGTTTGCGTCCGTGGTCGGCGGCGGTTCTGGCTGGATTTGTGTTTTACCGTCCTGAGGCGGTACGTGGAAACAGTGCGGAAGTCATCGTTTGGGATGCGGGTCAGGGTTTGTCGGTGCTGGTACGGACGGCAAATCATCATCTTTTGTTTGACACCGGAACTGCATCGGCGGCGCAGACGGGGATTGTGCCGAGCCTGAATGCGTCGGGCGTACGGTATTTGGACAGGTTGGTGATTTCCCACCATGACAGCGATCATGATGGCGGTTTGCAGGCGGTGAGGAATATTCCTGATGGCGGAATGTATGCTGGACAGCCGGAATTTTATGAGGGCGCGCGGGCCTGTACGGAGCAGTATTGGCGGTGGGACGGCGTGGATTTCGAGTTTTTGGTGCCGTCTGAACGCAATGAGTCGGACGACAACGGGAAAAGCTGTGTACTCCGCGTAACGGCCGGCGGTGCGGCTTTGCTGGTAACCGGCGATTTGGATACGAAGGGTGAGGAAAGCCTGGTCGGCAAGTATGGCGGCAACCTGTACAGCCAGGTGTTGGTGCTGGGGCATCACGGCAGTAATTCATCATCTTCAGGCGTGTTCCTGAATACGGTTGCACCCGAATATGCTGTTTCATCCAGCGGTTATGGCAATGCCTACAAACATCCGACCGAGGCGGTGCAGAACCGTGTCCGTGCACACGGCATCAAGTTGTTGCGGACGGATTTGTCGGGTGCGCTGGTATTTGGTTTGAGTCAAGATGGTGTGAAGGCAGGTCGTCTCAAAAATTATCGGTTTTATTGGCAGAGAAAGCCGTTTGAGTGA
- a CDS encoding outer membrane protein assembly factor BamD, translating into MKKILLTVSLGLALSACATKGTVDKDAQITQDWSVEKLYAEAQDELNSSNYTRAVKLYEILESRFPTSRHAQQSQLDTAYAYYKDDEKDKALAAIDRFRRLHPQHPNMDYALYLRGLVLFNEDQSFLNKLASQDWSDRDPKANREAYQAFAELVQRFPNSKYAADATARMIKLVDALGGNEMSVARYYMKRGAYIAAANRAQKIIGSYQNTRYVEESLAILELAYKKLDKPQLAADTHRVLETNFPKSPFLKQPWRSDDMPWWRYWH; encoded by the coding sequence ATGAAAAAAATTCTTTTAACGGTTTCATTAGGTTTGGCACTGAGTGCCTGTGCCACCAAAGGTACGGTAGATAAAGATGCCCAGATTACCCAAGACTGGAGTGTGGAAAAACTCTATGCCGAAGCCCAGGACGAGCTGAACAGCAGCAATTATACGCGAGCTGTCAAATTATACGAAATCTTGGAATCGCGCTTCCCTACCAGCCGCCATGCCCAGCAATCCCAACTGGATACGGCATACGCTTACTATAAAGATGATGAGAAGGATAAGGCGCTGGCCGCCATTGACCGCTTCCGCCGCCTTCACCCTCAACACCCGAATATGGACTACGCGCTATACCTGCGCGGTTTGGTACTGTTCAACGAAGATCAGTCTTTCTTGAACAAGCTAGCCTCGCAAGACTGGTCCGACCGCGACCCAAAAGCCAACCGCGAAGCGTATCAGGCCTTTGCGGAACTCGTCCAACGCTTCCCCAACAGCAAATACGCCGCCGATGCGACCGCACGCATGATCAAACTGGTCGATGCTTTGGGCGGCAATGAAATGTCGGTAGCGCGTTACTACATGAAACGCGGCGCATATATCGCCGCCGCCAACCGCGCCCAAAAAATCATCGGCAGCTATCAAAATACACGCTATGTCGAAGAATCACTGGCCATATTGGAACTTGCCTACAAGAAGTTGGACAAGCCCCAGCTTGCTGCCGACACACACCGCGTTTTGGAAACCAACTTTCCGAAAAGCCCGTTCTTAAAGCAGCCGTGGCGGTCTGACGATATGCCCTGGTGGCGTTACTGGCACTGA
- the rluD gene encoding 23S rRNA pseudouridine(1911/1915/1917) synthase RluD has protein sequence MQNTSFDNESDYSDDSDFVSAPETENCIYLTVPLELAGGRLDAVLAKLLPDYSRSRLTSWIREGAVIVNDKPSQPKDKMIGGEQIRVTVRPSEENLAFVPEPMALDIVYEDDTVIVVNKPAGLVVHPAAGNWSGTLLNGLLAHCPELSQVPRAGIVHRLDKETSGLMVVAKTLPAQNSLVQQLQERTVKRIYRAVANGIVPFDGKIETQIGRDPHNRLKMAVVKFGGKPAVTHVKVLERYLAHSYIECSLETGRTHQIRVHMREANHPLAADPVYGNLRHPCGDTVKEAVKSLGARQALHAYRLSFVHPKTGETVSFEAPIPDDMYHLLSVLRLEAGLDSSLDNEEEWQDKLGADDDDDWNEDDYDVEVVYVRE, from the coding sequence ATGCAGAATACTTCCTTTGATAATGAATCCGATTATAGCGATGATTCAGACTTTGTGTCAGCCCCGGAAACCGAAAACTGTATTTATCTGACTGTTCCGCTCGAGCTTGCCGGCGGGCGGTTGGATGCGGTATTGGCAAAACTTCTGCCAGACTATTCGCGCAGCCGGTTGACATCATGGATTAGAGAAGGCGCGGTTATTGTAAACGATAAACCTTCGCAACCCAAAGACAAAATGATAGGCGGTGAGCAAATCCGTGTAACCGTCCGTCCGAGTGAGGAAAATCTGGCGTTTGTTCCAGAGCCTATGGCTTTGGACATCGTCTACGAAGACGATACCGTCATCGTCGTCAACAAACCGGCCGGACTGGTCGTCCATCCGGCCGCAGGAAACTGGAGCGGTACCCTGCTCAACGGCCTGTTGGCGCACTGTCCCGAATTGAGCCAAGTACCGCGCGCGGGCATCGTACACCGTTTGGACAAAGAAACCAGCGGTCTGATGGTGGTCGCCAAAACCCTGCCGGCGCAAAATTCCCTTGTGCAACAGCTTCAAGAGCGCACGGTCAAACGCATTTACCGCGCCGTCGCCAACGGTATCGTTCCCTTTGACGGTAAAATCGAAACCCAAATCGGACGCGATCCGCACAACCGTCTGAAAATGGCAGTCGTCAAATTCGGCGGCAAACCAGCCGTTACCCACGTCAAAGTGTTGGAACGCTATCTTGCTCACAGTTATATCGAATGCTCGCTCGAGACAGGCAGGACGCACCAAATCCGCGTCCATATGCGCGAGGCCAACCATCCGCTTGCCGCCGACCCGGTTTACGGCAACCTGCGCCATCCGTGCGGCGACACGGTGAAAGAAGCAGTTAAAAGTCTGGGCGCGCGTCAGGCATTGCACGCCTACCGCTTGAGTTTCGTCCATCCGAAAACCGGCGAAACCGTTTCCTTCGAAGCCCCGATTCCCGACGATATGTATCACCTGCTGTCCGTATTGCGCCTCGAAGCCGGTTTGGATTCCTCCTTGGACAATGAAGAAGAATGGCAGGACAAACTCGGCGCGGATGACGACGATGATTGGAACGAAGACGACTATGATGTCGAAGTGGTTTATGTAAGGGAGTGA
- a CDS encoding bile acid:sodium symporter family protein, which produces MNILSKISSFIGKTFSLWAALFAAAAFFAPDTFKWAGPYIPWLLGIIMFGMGLTLKPSDFDILFKHPKAVIIGVIAQFAIMPTTAWLLSKLLDLPAEIAVGVILVGCCPGGTASNVMTYLARGNVALSVAVTSVSTLISPLLTPAIFLMLAGEMLEIQAAGMLMSIVKMVLLPIVLGLIVHKVLGSKTEKLTDALPLVSVAAIVLIIGAVVGASKGKIMESGLLIFAVVVLHNGIGYLLGFFAAKWTGLPYDAQKTLAIEVGMQNSGLGAALAAAHFAAAPVVAVPSALFSVWHNISGSLLATYWAAKASKHKKP; this is translated from the coding sequence ATGAATATCCTCAGTAAAATCAGCAGCTTTATCGGAAAAACATTTTCCCTCTGGGCCGCGCTCTTTGCCGCCGCCGCTTTTTTCGCGCCCGACACCTTCAAATGGGCGGGGCCTTATATTCCTTGGCTGTTGGGCATTATTATGTTCGGTATGGGTTTGACGCTCAAACCTTCCGACTTCGATATTTTGTTCAAACATCCCAAAGCCGTCATCATCGGCGTAATCGCACAATTCGCCATTATGCCGACAACCGCCTGGCTGCTGTCCAAACTGTTGGACCTGCCTGCCGAAATCGCGGTCGGCGTGATTTTGGTCGGCTGCTGCCCGGGCGGTACGGCTTCCAATGTGATGACCTATCTGGCGCGTGGCAATGTGGCTTTATCGGTTGCCGTTACGTCTGTTTCCACCCTGATTTCCCCATTGCTGACTCCCGCCATCTTCCTGATGCTTGCCGGCGAAATGCTGGAAATCCAAGCGGCCGGTATGTTGATGTCCATCGTCAAAATGGTTTTACTCCCCATTGTTTTGGGTTTGATTGTCCATAAGGTTTTGGGCAGTAAAACCGAAAAGCTGACCGATGCGCTGCCGCTAGTTTCCGTTGCCGCCATCGTGCTGATTATCGGCGCGGTAGTCGGGGCAAGCAAAGGCAAGATTATGGAAAGCGGCCTGCTGATTTTTGCGGTTGTCGTACTCCACAACGGCATCGGCTACCTGCTCGGCTTCTTTGCCGCCAAATGGACCGGCCTGCCTTATGATGCACAAAAAACGCTAGCCATCGAAGTCGGTATGCAAAACTCAGGCTTAGGCGCCGCCCTTGCCGCCGCACACTTTGCCGCCGCGCCGGTTGTTGCCGTTCCCAGCGCATTGTTCAGCGTGTGGCACAATATCTCCGGCTCGCTGCTGGCAACTTATTGGGCGGCCAAAGCCAGTAAACATAAAAAACCCTAA